The Mucilaginibacter yixingensis genome window below encodes:
- a CDS encoding HAMP domain-containing sensor histidine kinase, with protein MKLQVKLALYNTLTKLAVVLFTAIITLLAIERISVNHIEERLEKSHQQLIKNLSSTEINTFLVNQRIYTDYNILNQEYVLIKPVDYMQEVDDSLTYRTASRLVANTRETYRILSTRFNFKGHTYLLEIGESIESIQELKSIIKQFTLIVLMAALALTLVSDLIFTKYLLAPFYKIIDRKLIRVNDPMNFDYKKVDTTTQDFKLLDDSISLMMRKITAMFVLEKQFIANVSHELLTPISIISTRLENVMLQEEMSEGGENKIFASLKTLNRLKAIINSLLLISKVENNQFDKNDQVSIGEVIDEISEELEDRLEARNITLYNRMIYRHFMQANRALIHTLLFNIINNAIKYNLPKGNIVISDDLVNHNYTLQIADTGVGMDAAEIEKAFNRFEKLETEEPESFGLGLAIVKSIAAFHNIDISIKSDKGRGTTFLLTFNR; from the coding sequence ATGAAACTACAGGTAAAACTGGCGCTCTATAATACACTTACCAAACTGGCGGTGGTGTTGTTTACGGCTATTATTACGCTATTGGCCATTGAGCGCATCTCTGTTAACCATATTGAAGAGCGCTTGGAGAAAAGCCATCAACAATTGATCAAAAACCTGTCATCTACAGAGATCAATACTTTTTTGGTTAACCAGCGCATTTATACCGATTATAACATCCTGAACCAGGAGTATGTACTCATTAAGCCGGTAGACTACATGCAGGAGGTTGACGATAGTTTAACATACCGCACGGCATCCCGCCTGGTTGCCAACACGCGCGAAACTTATCGCATCCTGAGCACGCGTTTTAATTTTAAAGGCCACACATATTTGCTGGAGATTGGCGAGAGCATTGAATCTATACAGGAGCTCAAATCCATCATCAAGCAGTTTACCCTCATTGTATTGATGGCTGCGCTGGCTTTGACGCTGGTGAGCGATTTGATCTTCACTAAATATCTGCTGGCTCCATTTTACAAGATTATTGACCGGAAGCTGATCCGCGTGAATGATCCGATGAACTTTGATTATAAAAAGGTTGACACCACTACGCAGGATTTTAAGTTACTGGATGATAGTATTAGCCTGATGATGCGGAAGATCACCGCGATGTTTGTGCTCGAGAAACAATTTATAGCCAATGTATCACATGAACTGTTGACGCCCATTTCCATCATCAGCACCCGGCTGGAAAACGTGATGCTGCAAGAGGAGATGAGCGAGGGCGGCGAGAACAAGATCTTTGCTTCGTTAAAAACATTGAATCGCCTGAAAGCCATTATTAACAGTTTGCTCCTGATCTCTAAGGTAGAGAACAATCAGTTTGATAAGAACGATCAGGTAAGTATTGGGGAAGTGATCGATGAGATTTCTGAGGAATTAGAGGATCGGCTGGAAGCGCGTAACATCACCCTTTATAACCGGATGATCTATCGCCATTTTATGCAGGCTAACCGGGCACTTATCCATACGCTGCTGTTTAACATCATCAATAACGCCATAAAATATAACCTGCCCAAAGGCAACATTGTTATTTCAGACGATTTGGTGAATCACAATTATACCCTGCAGATTGCCGATACCGGGGTTGGTATGGACGCTGCCGAAATTGAGAAAGCCTTTAACCGATTTGAGAAGCTGGAAACAGAAGAACCTGAAAGCTTTGGCCTGGGTTTGGCTATTGTAAAAAGTATTGCAGCCTTTCACAATATTGATATCAGCATAAAGTCTGACAAAGGCCGGGGCACTACCTTTCTGCTCACGTTCAATAGATAA
- a CDS encoding response regulator transcription factor, with product MNVLIVEDEKSLALEIDQFLSREGFTVEHARSRKSAEEKIFVNNYDFILLDLGLPDGDGFDLLKAFKKLTERQDAVIVLTARGAVDDRIHGLEAGADDYLPKPFSLNELLARMHAITRRKHKLESNDINIKGFRINIQNRTVHHGEERINLTKKEFEIFNYLVLNKNRVISRTNLTEHVWGDVLEINSDSNFVDVHVKNLRKKLSQFSPVDWFETVRSIGYRINI from the coding sequence ATGAACGTACTGATTGTAGAAGATGAAAAAAGCCTGGCGCTGGAGATAGACCAGTTTCTGAGCCGCGAAGGGTTTACGGTTGAGCATGCGCGCAGCCGCAAATCTGCCGAGGAAAAGATATTTGTAAACAACTACGATTTTATCCTGCTGGACCTGGGCCTGCCCGATGGCGACGGCTTTGATTTACTTAAAGCATTCAAAAAGCTTACCGAGCGTCAGGACGCGGTAATTGTCCTCACAGCACGTGGTGCAGTAGATGACCGGATACATGGCCTCGAGGCTGGTGCCGATGATTATCTGCCCAAACCTTTCTCGCTTAATGAACTATTGGCCCGCATGCACGCCATTACCCGCCGCAAGCATAAGCTGGAGAGTAATGATATCAACATTAAAGGGTTTCGCATCAACATACAAAACCGAACGGTACACCATGGCGAGGAGCGCATCAACCTTACCAAAAAAGAGTTTGAGATTTTTAACTACCTGGTGCTGAATAAAAATAGGGTAATTAGTCGCACCAACCTTACCGAGCACGTTTGGGGTGATGTATTGGAGATCAACTCCGACTCTAATTTTGTAGATGTGCACGTAAAAAATCTACGCAAAAAGCTGTCGCAATTCTCGCCGGTTGATTGGTTTGAAACGGTACGAAGCATTGGGTACAGAATAAATATATAA
- a CDS encoding glycoside hydrolase family 130 protein, which yields MRLSIERKPVRVNPDSKRVIARFFFNGNDRAKEVIQRVMEVSEDVAFSIVSPILQEYSKRHRNITRVLNRHCSKLKPLFAELSIDFDTLTVYRKLLIGSYFTHEYSIESAAFFNPSIVDDPDQSELEDGERRVIMSFRAVGEGHISSITFRRALIDKNNNITVIPAGDYIDEAEIVRNAVYNKKLFFEKAVATQISIDVLHDVESKLDHHFEYTTLRRIILDSQKLQENDMQRLEYDKILWLADSYYEIVFSLDTDISDRVIFPISEYERKGIEDARFVKFTNEDGSSTYYATYTAYDGSLIMPKLLQTKDFYDFRIMPLYGAGAQNKNLALFPRKINGRFAMISRIDGWNNYIMYSDKINIWEKPMLLQQPQFAWEFVQIGNCGSPIETEHGWIVITHGVGPMRRYVLGASLLKLDDPTVEIGRLKEPLLIPNNDEREGYVPNVLYSCGSIIHNNKLIIPYGLSDYSTSFAEVNMDELIGKLLEDGPAK from the coding sequence ATGAGACTTTCCATAGAACGCAAACCTGTAAGGGTTAACCCTGATTCAAAACGAGTAATAGCCCGGTTTTTTTTTAACGGTAATGATCGTGCCAAAGAGGTGATACAACGTGTTATGGAGGTAAGCGAAGATGTGGCCTTTTCTATCGTTTCGCCCATTTTGCAAGAGTACTCTAAACGCCACCGCAATATTACCCGCGTGCTTAACCGCCATTGCAGCAAGCTGAAACCGCTGTTTGCCGAGTTGAGCATTGATTTCGATACGTTAACAGTTTATCGCAAGTTGCTCATCGGCTCATACTTTACGCATGAGTACTCGATCGAGTCCGCTGCATTTTTTAACCCTTCTATTGTTGATGACCCCGACCAGAGTGAACTGGAAGACGGCGAACGCCGTGTAATTATGAGTTTTCGTGCCGTGGGCGAAGGGCACATCTCGTCTATCACCTTCCGCCGTGCATTGATTGATAAGAACAACAACATTACCGTTATCCCGGCCGGCGATTATATTGACGAGGCCGAAATTGTGCGTAATGCCGTCTATAATAAAAAACTCTTCTTTGAAAAGGCGGTAGCTACGCAGATCAGCATTGACGTACTGCACGACGTGGAAAGCAAACTCGACCATCATTTTGAATATACTACCCTGCGGCGTATAATCCTTGACTCGCAGAAATTACAGGAGAACGACATGCAGCGCCTGGAATACGATAAGATCCTTTGGTTGGCCGACTCTTACTACGAGATTGTTTTCTCGCTGGATACTGATATCTCCGACCGCGTCATCTTCCCCATCTCCGAGTATGAGCGCAAGGGTATTGAAGACGCCCGCTTTGTAAAGTTTACCAATGAAGACGGTTCATCCACCTACTATGCCACCTACACGGCATACGATGGATCGCTGATTATGCCCAAGCTGCTGCAAACAAAAGATTTTTATGATTTCCGCATTATGCCGCTTTATGGCGCGGGTGCGCAGAACAAAAACCTGGCACTGTTTCCACGCAAGATCAACGGCCGCTTTGCCATGATATCGCGCATTGACGGCTGGAACAACTACATCATGTACTCAGACAAGATCAATATCTGGGAAAAACCGATGTTATTGCAACAACCGCAATTTGCCTGGGAGTTTGTGCAGATAGGCAACTGCGGCTCGCCCATTGAAACTGAGCACGGCTGGATTGTGATTACCCACGGTGTGGGCCCGATGCGCCGCTATGTACTGGGCGCCAGTTTACTAAAATTGGATGACCCAACGGTAGAGATTGGCCGACTGAAGGAGCCTTTGCTGATTCCTAATAATGATGAGCGCGAGGGCTATGTACCCAACGTGCTTTACTCCTGCGGATCTATCATCCACAATAATAAATTGATTATCCCTTACGGTTTATCAGATTACTCTACCTCATTTGCTGAAGTAAATATGGATGAGTTGATTGGCAAATTGTTGGAGGACGGGCCGGCTAAATGA
- the uvrA gene encoding excinuclease ABC subunit UvrA has protein sequence MSTQAEKDPQKHIIIKGARVHNLKNMDVAIPKNKLVVVTGMSGSGKSSLAFDTLYAEGQRRYVESLSSYARQFLGRMNKPDVDYIKGIAPAIAIEQKVITSNPRSTVGTSTEIYDYLKLLFSRVGRTISPVSGREVKKDTVTDVVNFIQALPDDTMVTILCPLHPHNNRSLKEELAVLLQKGYIRVQLDGKLLRIENILEDESIGNGSLTIDHGKKASKSKTKADGYEPSTMNHEPSRVRIVIDRITKNNEEETLSRAADSAQTAFFEGKGDCYVRYQKPEDDEEAEAFFCDRFELDGIRFEEPSPNFFSFNNPYGACKRCEGYGKIIGIDEDLVIPDKSKTIYEGAIAPWRGEKMREWNDSLIRNALKFDFPIHRQYNQLTPEQQQLLWTGNQYFTGLNAFFKELEEQTYKIQYRVMLSRYRGKTTCPDCKGSRLRPDATYVKIAEKSITDIVLMPLDKALEFFTTLKLNAHDEKIGRRLLTEITNRVSFLNDVGLSYLTLNRLSNTLSGGESQRINLATSLGSSLVGSVYVLDEPSIGLHPRDTQRLITVLKSLRDVGNTVLVVEHEEEIMEAADYLIDIGPAAGTHGGNLQFAGTYSEMLKDDNSLTGKFLSGQEQIAIPTQRRKWSDYILVKGARENNLKHVNVKFPLQTLTVVTGVSGSGKTSLVKRILAPALQKALGNYNGEQTGAYDAIEGDYGKIEQVEMVDQNPIGRSSRSNPVTYVKAWDEIRNLYAAQPAAKAAGLKPSAFSFNVEGGRCDVCQGEGEVKIEMQFMADIFLPCEACNGKRFKQHILDITYQDKNVSEVLEMTIDEALEFFRKEPKILNKIKPLVDVGLGYVQLGQSSNTLSGGEAQRIKLASFLVKGNNTHKTLFIFDEPTTGLHFADIKKLLKSFDALLDNGNTIIVIEHNMDVIKSADWVIDIGPEGGDRGGNVIFEGVPEDLVKQTDSYTGKFLKERLSTRI, from the coding sequence ATGAGTACACAGGCTGAAAAAGACCCGCAAAAACATATTATTATAAAAGGCGCCAGAGTGCATAACCTGAAGAATATGGACGTGGCCATCCCCAAAAACAAGTTGGTGGTAGTGACGGGCATGTCGGGTTCGGGTAAGTCATCGCTGGCGTTTGATACGCTGTATGCCGAGGGCCAACGCCGTTATGTGGAAAGTCTTTCCAGTTATGCGCGCCAGTTTTTGGGGCGGATGAACAAGCCTGATGTTGATTATATAAAAGGTATAGCCCCTGCAATTGCTATTGAGCAAAAGGTAATTACCTCAAATCCGCGCTCAACCGTGGGTACGTCTACCGAGATTTATGATTACCTGAAACTGCTTTTCTCGCGCGTGGGCCGCACCATCTCGCCGGTGTCGGGCCGCGAGGTAAAGAAAGATACGGTGACCGATGTGGTAAACTTTATCCAGGCCCTGCCGGATGATACCATGGTAACCATCTTGTGTCCGTTGCATCCGCATAATAACCGCAGCCTGAAAGAAGAGCTGGCCGTGCTATTGCAAAAGGGTTATATACGTGTGCAGTTGGACGGCAAGTTGCTGCGCATCGAAAATATTCTGGAGGATGAGAGCATCGGTAATGGTTCATTGACCATAGATCATGGTAAAAAGGCCTCAAAAAGCAAAACAAAGGCAGATGGCTATGAACCATCAACCATGAACCATGAACCCTCAAGGGTTCGCATCGTTATTGACCGGATTACCAAAAATAACGAAGAAGAAACCCTGAGCCGCGCGGCAGACTCTGCCCAGACTGCCTTTTTTGAAGGTAAGGGTGATTGCTACGTGCGCTATCAGAAACCAGAGGACGACGAGGAAGCTGAAGCTTTCTTCTGCGATCGTTTCGAGCTGGATGGTATCCGCTTTGAGGAGCCATCGCCAAACTTCTTCAGCTTTAACAACCCGTATGGTGCTTGTAAACGCTGTGAAGGTTACGGCAAGATCATCGGCATAGATGAGGATCTGGTGATCCCCGATAAAAGCAAGACGATTTATGAAGGTGCCATTGCCCCGTGGCGTGGCGAAAAAATGCGCGAGTGGAACGATAGCCTGATCCGCAATGCGCTGAAATTTGACTTTCCTATCCATCGTCAATATAACCAGTTGACGCCAGAGCAGCAACAATTGCTGTGGACCGGCAACCAGTACTTTACCGGCCTGAACGCCTTTTTTAAAGAGCTGGAAGAGCAGACTTATAAAATTCAATACCGTGTGATGCTGTCGCGTTATCGCGGTAAAACTACTTGTCCGGATTGTAAGGGCAGCCGCCTGCGCCCGGATGCCACTTATGTGAAGATTGCCGAGAAGAGCATCACTGATATTGTGCTGATGCCGCTGGATAAAGCGCTGGAATTTTTTACCACCCTGAAGCTGAACGCGCACGACGAAAAAATCGGTCGCCGGTTGTTGACCGAGATCACCAATCGTGTGAGCTTTTTGAACGATGTGGGTTTGAGTTACCTGACGCTAAATCGTTTGTCAAACACCCTGTCAGGCGGTGAATCACAGCGGATTAACCTGGCTACTTCTTTAGGTAGTAGTTTAGTAGGATCAGTTTACGTGCTGGACGAGCCAAGTATCGGTTTGCACCCGCGTGACACCCAGCGACTGATCACCGTACTAAAATCTCTGCGTGACGTGGGTAATACGGTATTAGTAGTAGAGCACGAAGAAGAAATTATGGAGGCGGCCGATTATCTGATTGATATTGGTCCGGCCGCAGGTACGCACGGTGGTAACCTGCAATTTGCGGGCACCTATAGCGAAATGTTGAAGGATGATAACAGCTTGACCGGTAAATTCCTTTCAGGCCAGGAGCAGATTGCCATCCCAACCCAACGCCGTAAATGGAGCGATTATATATTAGTAAAAGGCGCCCGCGAGAATAACCTGAAACACGTAAACGTTAAGTTTCCGCTGCAGACGCTAACGGTGGTGACCGGCGTTTCTGGCTCGGGCAAAACCAGTTTGGTTAAACGTATTCTGGCACCTGCACTGCAAAAAGCTTTAGGCAATTATAACGGCGAGCAAACCGGTGCTTATGATGCTATTGAGGGCGATTATGGCAAGATTGAGCAGGTGGAAATGGTAGATCAAAATCCTATCGGTCGTTCATCGCGCTCTAACCCGGTTACTTATGTAAAGGCTTGGGACGAGATCCGGAATCTGTATGCCGCCCAGCCAGCCGCTAAGGCTGCGGGGTTGAAACCATCGGCTTTCAGTTTTAACGTAGAAGGTGGCCGTTGTGATGTTTGTCAGGGCGAAGGCGAGGTGAAGATTGAGATGCAGTTTATGGCTGATATCTTTTTGCCATGCGAGGCCTGTAACGGCAAACGGTTTAAACAGCACATTCTGGATATAACTTATCAGGACAAAAACGTTTCTGAAGTACTAGAAATGACCATTGACGAGGCGTTGGAATTCTTCCGCAAGGAGCCAAAGATTCTGAACAAGATCAAGCCACTGGTTGATGTAGGTTTAGGTTACGTGCAATTAGGTCAGTCATCTAACACCCTGTCAGGTGGCGAGGCACAGCGTATTAAGCTGGCATCGTTCCTGGTAAAAGGCAACAACACGCATAAAACATTATTCATCTTTGACGAGCCGACTACCGGTTTGCACTTTGCCGATATTAAAAAACTGCTGAAATCATTTGATGCCCTGCTGGATAACGGCAACACCATCATCGTAATAGAACACAACATGGACGTGATCAAAAGCGCCGACTGGGTGATAGATATCGGTCCGGAAGGTGGTGACAGAGGCGGTAATGTGATATTTGAAGGCGTGCCGGAGGATCTGGTGAAACAGACGGATTCTTATACGGGCAAGTTTTTGAAAGAGAGATTGTCAACCAGGATTTAA
- a CDS encoding RNA polymerase sigma factor produces MDFQLKSDQDLIHLYVAGDESGLIELIKRYQAKIYTSIYLLVKDDALAEDIFQDTFIKVINTLKAGKYNEEGKFLPWVTRIAHNLVIDHFRREKRTPLVSGGDDFDIFEVLGHYDESVEDRMVRDQTYKDLKSLIYMLPPEQKEVLIMRHFGDLSFKEIADITQVSINTALGRMRYALNNLRKMMQNRELSLKN; encoded by the coding sequence ATGGATTTTCAATTGAAGAGTGATCAGGATTTAATCCATCTTTATGTTGCTGGCGATGAAAGCGGTTTAATTGAGCTAATTAAGCGCTACCAGGCCAAGATATATACCTCCATTTATTTACTGGTAAAAGATGATGCCCTTGCTGAGGACATTTTTCAGGATACCTTTATCAAAGTAATTAATACCCTCAAAGCAGGAAAATATAACGAAGAAGGTAAGTTTTTGCCATGGGTTACGCGTATTGCGCATAACCTGGTGATTGACCACTTCCGTCGTGAAAAACGTACCCCACTGGTGAGCGGCGGCGATGACTTTGATATTTTTGAAGTGCTGGGTCATTATGACGAGAGCGTGGAAGACCGCATGGTGCGCGATCAGACTTATAAAGATCTGAAATCGCTCATCTATATGCTGCCACCGGAGCAGAAAGAGGTGTTGATTATGCGTCATTTCGGCGACTTGAGCTTTAAAGAAATTGCCGACATTACCCAGGTAAGCATCAATACCGCGTTGGGCCGTATGCGTTATGCGCTGAACAACCTACGCAAAATGATGCAGAACCGCGAGTTGAGCCTGAAAAACTAA